A genomic window from Quercus lobata isolate SW786 chromosome 10, ValleyOak3.0 Primary Assembly, whole genome shotgun sequence includes:
- the LOC115965689 gene encoding plant cysteine oxidase 3-like isoform X1: MTKNNSKVQALYDHCNNTFTPSTSPSPQASQSICSLLDTLGPADVGLKEELSDDDLEHGNFGINQLDRAERRAQPITYLEVYKCHSSTMCIFCLPTSAVFPLHNHPEMTVFSKVLYGSVHVKAYDWVEPAQIQETKGPSSFPVRLAKLSADKVLTAPCEATVLYPKSGGNLHCLTAVTPCAVLDILSPPYREEPGRKYSYYHDYPYSTFSAGNRAFIETPDGKEEDYAWLAAIETPDDLNICDGKYAGPAIEL; the protein is encoded by the exons ATGACTAAGAACAACTCCAAAGTTCAGGCTCTCTATGATCACTGCAACAACACCTTCACTCCCTCTACCTCTCCCTCTCCTCAAGCTTCCCAGAGTATCTGTTCTCTTCTGG ACACACTTGGTCCAGCTGATGTTGGGCTTAAAGAGGAACTTTCGGATGATGATCTAGAACATGGAAATTTTGGAATTAACCAACTAGACAGGGCAGAACGACGGGcacaaccaataacttatttggAAGTATATAAATGTCATAGTTCTACT atGTGTATATTTTGCCTTCCTACTTCCGCAGTTTTTCCACTCCATAACCATCCTGAGATGACTGTTTTTAGCAAAGTTCTCTATGGCTCTGTGCATGTGAAAGCTTATGATTGGGTTGAGCCTGCCCAAATCCAGGAAACAAAAGGACCTAGTTCCTTTCCAG TAAGATTGGCAAAGTTGTCGGCTGATAAAGTTTTGACAGCACCATGTGAGGCCAcagttttgtacccaaaaagtgGGGGTAATTTGCATTGTTTGACTGCAGTCACCCCTTGTGCTGTACTTGACATCCTCTCACCTCCATACAGAGAAGAACCAGGCAGAAAATATAGCTACTACCATGACTACCCCTACTCTACCTTCT CAGCAGGAAATAGAGCTTTTATAGAAACACCAGATGGGAAAGAAGAGGACTATGCATGGCTTGCAGCGATAGAAACACCAGATGATCTCAATATCTGCGATGGAAAATATGCTGGCCCAGCCATTGAGCTCTAG
- the LOC115965689 gene encoding plant cysteine oxidase 3-like isoform X2, which translates to MTKNNSKVQALYDHCNNTFTPSTSPSPQASQSICSLLDTLGPADVGLKEELSDDDLEHGNFGINQLDRAERRAQPITYLEVYKCHSSTMCIFCLPTSAVFPLHNHPEMTVFSKVLYGSVHVKAYDWVEPAQIQETKGPSSFPVRLAKLSADKVLTAPCEATVLYPKSGGNLHCLTAVTPCAVLDILSPPYREEPGRKYSYYHDYPYSTFSGNRAFIETPDGKEEDYAWLAAIETPDDLNICDGKYAGPAIEL; encoded by the exons ATGACTAAGAACAACTCCAAAGTTCAGGCTCTCTATGATCACTGCAACAACACCTTCACTCCCTCTACCTCTCCCTCTCCTCAAGCTTCCCAGAGTATCTGTTCTCTTCTGG ACACACTTGGTCCAGCTGATGTTGGGCTTAAAGAGGAACTTTCGGATGATGATCTAGAACATGGAAATTTTGGAATTAACCAACTAGACAGGGCAGAACGACGGGcacaaccaataacttatttggAAGTATATAAATGTCATAGTTCTACT atGTGTATATTTTGCCTTCCTACTTCCGCAGTTTTTCCACTCCATAACCATCCTGAGATGACTGTTTTTAGCAAAGTTCTCTATGGCTCTGTGCATGTGAAAGCTTATGATTGGGTTGAGCCTGCCCAAATCCAGGAAACAAAAGGACCTAGTTCCTTTCCAG TAAGATTGGCAAAGTTGTCGGCTGATAAAGTTTTGACAGCACCATGTGAGGCCAcagttttgtacccaaaaagtgGGGGTAATTTGCATTGTTTGACTGCAGTCACCCCTTGTGCTGTACTTGACATCCTCTCACCTCCATACAGAGAAGAACCAGGCAGAAAATATAGCTACTACCATGACTACCCCTACTCTACCTTCT CAGGAAATAGAGCTTTTATAGAAACACCAGATGGGAAAGAAGAGGACTATGCATGGCTTGCAGCGATAGAAACACCAGATGATCTCAATATCTGCGATGGAAAATATGCTGGCCCAGCCATTGAGCTCTAG
- the LOC115962901 gene encoding uncharacterized protein LOC115962901 — translation KNAFLNGDLHEEVYMQPPPGLSVDSNKVCYLRRALYGLKQAPRAWFAKFSSTISHLGYMASHYDSALFLRRTDKGTILLLLYVDDMIITGDDLSGIQELKDFLSQQFEMKDLGHLSYFLGLEITHSTDGLYLTQAKYASELLSRAGLTDSKTVDTPVELNAHLTPSGGKPLSNPSLYRRLVGSLVYLTVTRPDISYAVHQVSQYLSAPRSTHYAAVLRILRYLKGTLFHGLFYSAQSPLVLRAFSDADWAGDPTDRRSTTGYCFLLGSSLISWRSKKQTFVARSSTEAEYRALADTTSELLWLRWLLKDLGVSTSSATPLYCDNQSAIHIAHNDVFHERTKHI, via the coding sequence aaaaatgcattccttaatggggatttacatgaagaagtttatatgcaacctcctcctggtctctctgttgactcaaacaaggtttgttaccttcgacgtgcactttatggccttaaacaagctccacgagcttggtttgctaaattcagctctaccatctctcatttgggttacatggccagtcattatgattctgccttatttcttcgtcgcactgacaaaggcactattttacttctcctatatgtggatgatatgatcataactggtgatgacctcagtggcattcaagaactcaaggattttctcagtcagcaatttgagatgaaagatcttggacatctcagctacttcttgggtcttgaaatcactcattctactgATGGACTTTATCTTACTCAAGctaagtatgcttctgaactcttgtctcgagctggactcactgatagcaagactgttgacactccagttgagcttaatgcgcatctgactccctcaggggggaaaccattgtctaatccctctctttacagacgattggttggcagcctagtttatctcacagttactcgtccagacatctcctatgctgttcatcaggtgagccagtatctgtctgctccacgatcaactcactatgctgctgttttgcgcattcttcgatacttGAAGGGCACCCTCtttcatggccttttctactcagctcagtctcctcttgtactccgtgcattctctgatgctgattgggcaggagatcctacTGATCGCAGGTCTACTACAGGTTACTgttttctccttggttcttctttgatttcttggcgaagcaagaaacaaacttttgtggcccgctccagtactgaagcagaatatcgtgctcttgctgataccacatctgagctcctttggctacgatggctccttaaggatttgggtgtgtccacctcctctgctactcccctttattgtgacaaccagagtgccattcatattgctcataatgatgtctttcatgaacggactaaacacatc